From one Phocoena sinus isolate mPhoSin1 chromosome 4, mPhoSin1.pri, whole genome shotgun sequence genomic stretch:
- the POU1F1 gene encoding pituitary-specific positive transcription factor 1 isoform X2 — MSCQPFTSADTFIPLNSESSATLPLIMHHSAAECLPVSNHATNVMSTATGLHYSVPSCHYGNQSSTYGVMAGSLAPCLYKFPDHTLSHGFPPMHQPLLAEDLTAADFKQELRRKSKLAEEPIDMDSPEIRELEKFANEFKVRRIKLGYTQTNVGEALAAVHGSEFSQTTICRFENLQLSFKNACKLKAILSKWLEEAEQVGALYNEKVGANERKRKRRTTISIAAKDALERHFGEQNKPSSQEILRMAEELNLEKEVVRVWFCNRRQREKRVKTSLNQSLFTISKEHLECR, encoded by the exons ATGAGTTGCCAACCTTTTACTTCGGCTGATACCTTTATACCTCTGAATTCTGAGTCTTCTGCAACTCTGCCTCTGATAATGCATCACAGCGCTGCCGAGTGCCTACCAGTCTCCAACCACGCCACCAACGTGATGTCCACAG CCACAGGACTTCATTATTCTGTTCCTTCCTGTCATTATGGAAACCAGTCATCGACCTATGGAGTGATGGCAG GGAGCTTAGCCCCTTGTCTTTATAAGTTTCCCGACCACACCTTGAGTCATGGCTTTCCTCCCATGCACCAGCCTCTCCTGGCAGAGGACCTCACAGCCGCTGATTTCAAGCAGGAGCTCAGGCGGAAAAGCAAGTTGGCTGAAGAGCCAATAGACATGGATTCTCCAGAAATCCGAGAACTTGAAAAGTTTGCCAATGAATTTAAAGTGAGAAGAATTAAGCTAG GATACACCCAAACAAATGTTGGGGAAGCCCTGGCAGCCGTGCATGGCTCTGAATTCAGTCAAACGACTATCTGCCGATTTGAAAACCTGCAGCTCAGCTTCAAAAATGCATGCAAACTAAAAGCAATATTATCCAAATGGCTGGAGGAAGCCGAGCAAGTAGGAG CTTTATACAATGAGAAAGTGGgtgcaaatgaaagaaaaaggaaacggAGAACAACTATCAG tATTGCTGCTAAAGACGCTCTGGAGAGACATTTTGGAGAACAGAATAAACCTTCCTCTCAAGAGATCTTGCGGATGGCTGAAGAACTGAACCTGGAGAAAGAAGTAGTGAGGGTTTGGTTTTGCAACcgaaggcagagagaaaaacgGGTGAAAACAAGTCTGAATCAGAGTTTATTTACTATTTCTAAGGAGCATCTTGAATGCAGATAA
- the POU1F1 gene encoding pituitary-specific positive transcription factor 1 isoform X1, producing the protein MSCQPFTSADTFIPLNSESSATLPLIMHHSAAECLPVSNHATNVMSTVPSILSLIQTPKCLCTYFLVTTLGNTATGLHYSVPSCHYGNQSSTYGVMAGSLAPCLYKFPDHTLSHGFPPMHQPLLAEDLTAADFKQELRRKSKLAEEPIDMDSPEIRELEKFANEFKVRRIKLGYTQTNVGEALAAVHGSEFSQTTICRFENLQLSFKNACKLKAILSKWLEEAEQVGALYNEKVGANERKRKRRTTISIAAKDALERHFGEQNKPSSQEILRMAEELNLEKEVVRVWFCNRRQREKRVKTSLNQSLFTISKEHLECR; encoded by the exons ATGAGTTGCCAACCTTTTACTTCGGCTGATACCTTTATACCTCTGAATTCTGAGTCTTCTGCAACTCTGCCTCTGATAATGCATCACAGCGCTGCCGAGTGCCTACCAGTCTCCAACCACGCCACCAACGTGATGTCCACAG TCCCGTCTATTTTGTCTTTGATCCAAACTCCTAAATGTTTGTGCACATATTTCTTGGTGACAACATTGGGAAACACAGCCACAGGACTTCATTATTCTGTTCCTTCCTGTCATTATGGAAACCAGTCATCGACCTATGGAGTGATGGCAG GGAGCTTAGCCCCTTGTCTTTATAAGTTTCCCGACCACACCTTGAGTCATGGCTTTCCTCCCATGCACCAGCCTCTCCTGGCAGAGGACCTCACAGCCGCTGATTTCAAGCAGGAGCTCAGGCGGAAAAGCAAGTTGGCTGAAGAGCCAATAGACATGGATTCTCCAGAAATCCGAGAACTTGAAAAGTTTGCCAATGAATTTAAAGTGAGAAGAATTAAGCTAG GATACACCCAAACAAATGTTGGGGAAGCCCTGGCAGCCGTGCATGGCTCTGAATTCAGTCAAACGACTATCTGCCGATTTGAAAACCTGCAGCTCAGCTTCAAAAATGCATGCAAACTAAAAGCAATATTATCCAAATGGCTGGAGGAAGCCGAGCAAGTAGGAG CTTTATACAATGAGAAAGTGGgtgcaaatgaaagaaaaaggaaacggAGAACAACTATCAG tATTGCTGCTAAAGACGCTCTGGAGAGACATTTTGGAGAACAGAATAAACCTTCCTCTCAAGAGATCTTGCGGATGGCTGAAGAACTGAACCTGGAGAAAGAAGTAGTGAGGGTTTGGTTTTGCAACcgaaggcagagagaaaaacgGGTGAAAACAAGTCTGAATCAGAGTTTATTTACTATTTCTAAGGAGCATCTTGAATGCAGATAA